The following coding sequences lie in one Apium graveolens cultivar Ventura chromosome 1, ASM990537v1, whole genome shotgun sequence genomic window:
- the LOC141722060 gene encoding DNA polymerase epsilon subunit C, whose translation MAEEQAASADEIIHPTFPSGRVKRMMKLDKDINKINSEALFLVSCSLDLFLESLAKRSAQIAIDKKRKTVNLEHLRIAVKRHQPTSEFLLDSLLMPSKNSPTGAGVTEPSSSRSDEKALPFGTRRIDQFFNKGS comes from the coding sequence ATGGCAGAGGAGCAAGCAGCATCAGCAGATGAGATAATACACCCAACATTCCCATCGGGTCGGGTAAAAAGAATGATGAAACTAGACAAAGACATCAACAAGATCAACTCTGAAGCCTTGTTTCTCGTTTCTTGCTCTCTCGATCTCTTCCTCGAATCGCTTGCCAAAAGATCCGCACAAATTGCCATCGACAAGAAGCGCAAGACTGTTAATCTGGAGCACCTCAGAATTGCTGTTAAGAGACACCAGCCTACCTCTGAGTTTCTACTTGATTCGCTTCTAATGCCTTCCAAGAATTCACCAACAGGAGCAGGAGTAACTGAGCCTTCAAGTTCTCGCTCTGATGAGAAGGCACTTCCGTTTGGCACTCGTCGTATCGATCAGTTTTTTAATAAGGGTTCTTAG
- the LOC141671626 gene encoding 65-kDa microtubule-associated protein 8 translates to MGSSGTPMATRNSALLEKSCGYLLQELKIIWNEVGEDQCDREKILLGLEQECLEVYRKKVDSANSSRAQLHRELAESEAEFTQLLLSLGEHPLPRRPEKMRGALKEQIGLITPALQEMQLRKQERLKQFQAVQGQIQKILAEIAGESEYETAPSHVLTNEKDLSLKKLEEYQCELQRLQKEKNDRLQRVNIHLSTIQNLSSTLGMDSYLTVTKVHPSLNELSGLSKNISDSILAKLSSCVESLEAEKKIRLKKLHHLGKALTNLWNLMDTPYRYRQLFSHVTSLLSTSSAEILDPRSLTTDLIQQAEVEVKRLDQQKTTKMKELFVNKQIELEEVCKRSHMEIPSQPEMDNVMNLINSGVIDYADLLTSMDKQIQRAEEEAFSRKSIMEKVEKWILACDEERWLEEYMTDENRYSVSRGAHKNLKRAERARVMVNKIPSLMNLLIAKIKGWEEERNKVFIYDQIPLLVMLEEYNVSRQEKEDEKKRQKEKKKVQNLGFEQESLFGPRPGTGNRILPDRSICRSHSNAAPLERRISLSIQQLGSSNNYSPTQGILSIKEGKKGNQLKKFARSTTASYFKEETITMV, encoded by the exons ATGGGATCATCTGGTACACCAATGGCAACAAGAAATTCTGCACTGCTGGAAAAATCCTGCGGATATTTGCTTCAAGAATTAAAG ATTATATGGAATGAAGTTGGTGAAGATCAGTGTGATAGGGAAAAGATTTTACTAGGCCTAGAGCAGGAGTGCCTAGAGGTCTACAGAAAAAAAGTGGACAGTGCAAACAGTTCGAGAGCACAACTACACCGGGAACTAGCTGAATCAGAGGCTGAATTTACACAGCTTCTACTATCACTTGGTGAACATCCTCTCCCTAGACGG CCAGAGAAAATGAGAGGTGCTTTGAAGGAGCAAATAGGTTTAATAACACCAGCTCTGCAGGAGATGCAACTGCGAAAGCAAGAGAGATTAAAGCAATTTCAAGCTGTGCAAGGACAAATTCAGAAAATTTTAGCAGAAATAGCAGGTGAGTCAGAATACGAAACTGCACCTTCGCATGTTTTAACAAATGAGAAAGATCTTTCGCTAAAGAAGCTCGAGGAATACCAATGTGAACTACAAAGGCTTCAAAAGGAAAAG AATGACAGACTTCAAAGAGTAAACATACATCTGAGCACAATTCAGAACTTATCGTCCACATTAGGAATGGATTCCTACTTAACTGTCACAAAAGTTCACCCAAGTCTAAATGAGCTATCTGGATTGTCAAAGAATATATCTGACAGTATTTTGGCTAAGCTCAGTAGCTGTGTGGAGTCTCTTGAAGCAGAAAAGAAAATTCGGCTTAAAAAG CTTCATCATCTAGGTAAAGCATTGACAAATTTGTGGAATCTCATGGACACACCTTATAGATATCGTCAATTGTTTTCCCATGTAACAAGTTTGTTGTCAACGTCATCTGCTGAAATCTTGGATCCCAGAAGCCTCACTACAGATTTGATCCAGCAG GCTGAGGTTGAAGTCAAGAGATTAGATCAACAAAAAACAACTAAGATGAAAGAGCTTTTTGTAAACAAACAAATTGAGCTAGAGGAGGTTTGCAAAAGATCACACATGGAGATTCCTTCACAACCTGAGATGGACAACGTAATGAATTTGATAAACTCAG GTGTGATCGATTATGCTGATCTGCTCACGAGCATGGATAAACAAATACAGAGAGCAGAAGAAGAAGCTTTTAGTAGGAAAAGTATAATGGAGAAAGTGGAGAAGTGGATATTAGCATGTGATGAAGAGCGGTGGCTAGAAGAATACATGACA GATGAGAATCGCTATTCAGTAAGCAGAGGCGCACACAAAAATCTGAAAAGAGCAGAACGTGCCCGGGTTATGGTTAATAAAATACCTA GTTTGATGAACTTGCTAATAGCCAAAATTAAGGGCTGGGAAGAAGAACGAAATAAAGTCTTCATATATGACCAG ATTCCCCTATTGGTAATGTTAGAAGAATACAATGTGTCGAGGCAAGAAAAGGAGGACGAGAAGAAAAGGCAGAAG GAAAAGAAAAAGGTGCAAAACCTGGGATTTGAACAAGAAAGTTTGTTTGGGCCCAGGCCAGGCACAGGCAATCGGATTCTTCCTGACAGAAGCATATGTAGAAGCCATAGCAACGCAGCACCTCTAGAAAGAAGAATTAGTTTGAGTATACAACAGTTGGGATCAAGCAACAACTATTCACCAACTCAAGGGATCCTTTCTATAAAGgaaggaaagaaaggaaatcaACTTAAGAAATTTGCTCGCAGTACTACTGCTTCTTATTTTAAGGAAGAAACAATAACTATGGTTTGA
- the LOC141722076 gene encoding uncharacterized protein LOC141722076 translates to MSRKCAYAPPSVVSTDDATCGAPMWMGKGLTCVCFKSKGNYRRMCINLTPSQEERLKRLKHRMKVYFDTSRSEHRETLRALWYATFPGRELHNLVSDQWKEMGWQGRDPSTDFRGAGFISLENLLFFAKTFSKTFQNLLKKQGGKRATWEYPFAVAGVNITFMIMQMLELHSTKPTSSARSVLIQMLSESEWAFDLLYCVAFVVMDKQWLKRNATYMEFNDVLKSTRFQLEKELLMEGVLRIEDMPSYSLLC, encoded by the exons ATGTCTCGAAAGTGTGCTTATGCTCCCCCCTCCGTTGTTTCTACTG ATGATGCAACATGTGGCGCGCCAATGTGGATGGGGAAGGGCTTAACTTGTGTTTGTTTCAAGTCAAAGGGAAATTATCGACGAATGTGCATCAACTTGACACCTTCTCAG GAGGAGCGACTGAAAAGGTTGAAACATAGGATGAAAGTGTATTTTGATACCTCTAGGTCCGAACATCGG GAAACTCTGAGAGCTCTATGGTATGCTACTTTCCCAGGAAGGGAATTACATAATTTAGTATCTGATCAATGGAAAGAGATGGGATGGCAAGGAAGAGACCCGTCAACTGATTTCAG AGGAGCTGGATTCATATCTTTGGAGAACCTGCTGTTTTTTGCCAAGACGTTTTCT AAAACTTTCCAGAATCTACTGAAAAAGCAAGGTGGCAAAAGAGCTACTTGGGAGTATCCATTTGCAGTTGCTGGTGTGAATATTACATTCATGATCATGCAAATGCTTGAGCTGCATAGTA CAAAGCCCACGTCTTCGGCTAGATCAGTTTTGATTCAGATGTTGTCAG AGAGTGAGTGGGCCTTTGACTTGCTTTACTGTGTGGCTTTTGTGGTCATGGACAAACAGTGGCTGAAGAGAAATGCAACATATATGGAATTCAAT GATGTATTGAAGTCCACCCGCTTTCAGCTGGAAAAAGAACTACTTATGGAAGGCGTATTACGAATTGAGGACATGCCTTCTTACAGTCTTCTCTGTTAA